The segment CTGCCTTTAATGCTTTATCAAATTCAGTTTTATTTAGAAGTTCTCCAATTAAGGCGCCAAAGAATGGGCCAATGATAATACCACCAGGTATAGGTGACAGTAAGCCAACAATCAGTCCTACTGAAGTTCCAATCATACCTGCTTTGGTGCCTCCAAATCGCTTGGTGCCCATGGCTGGAATAATATAGTCTAATATCCAAATTCCAAACGCAAAAATGAAGGTAATAATTAAAAAGGTCCAATTCATGGGAACCACATCAGCTAAGTGAAAAGTAAGTAATCCTACCCAACTGGTTAAAGGTCCTGGTAAGATTGGAAGGAAGCTGCCTATGATTCCTAAAATCATAAAGAAGGTAGCTAAAATGACTAAAAATATGTCCATTAAAATGATTTAAAATTCTACTTAGTAGACGTGAAAAAGTTAAAATTGTTACATTTTTAAACTAAATATTTAGTTTAAACTAAGTTTTTAGTTATATTTGAAATATCAAAATAGGCAGTTTATGTTTTCAAAGATGACCAAAAGCTTAGTGATTTACAGTTTTATATGCTGTTCGTATTTTGGTATGTCGCAACAAGTAGCTGATTCGTCTTTAGTTCTAGAAATTGAAAACCCCTATCATAAAAAAGACAAAGGACCTACACTATATATTGACGAAGCACATCATAATTTCCATACCAAAGAGGGACGGTTTAAACCATTTAGTACCTTTTTAGAAAACGATGGTTATGTTGTAAAGTCCATGTCAAACTATGATAATTTAAAACCTACAGAGGTTTTAGTGATTTCTAATGCTATTCATTCTAAAAATATAGGAAATTGGCAACAACCCATTTATAGTGCTTTTAATGAACAAGAAATAAACAGGTTAACGGAATGGGTAAAAAATGGTGGACGATTATTAATCATCGCAGACCATATGCCGTTTTCTGGTGCTGCGAATGAATTGGCTAATGCTTTCGGATTTGATTTCTGTGACGGATTTGCACAATTATCAAAACCCAGAAATCAACCAGATATATTTTCCGAAGATAATGACCGCCTCATCTCATCTCCACTTACCGATGGAACTTATGGAAAAGCTATAAAAAGTGTGACCACATTTACGGGCTCCTCGTTTCAAATTCCGTCTTCCGCAACAGGAATTCTAAAATTTAAAAAAGGAGACGAATGCGCACAGCCAGAAATCGCCTGGCAATTTGATGACGATACGAAAGCCAAAGATTTAGAAGGACACTATCAAGGTGCTATTATGAATTTTAGCAAAGGTAAATTGGCCGTTTTTGGTGAAGCTGCTCAATTTACTGCACAGACTATTACCAATGAAAATGGCACATTTCGATTTGGATTTCATTCTGAAGATGCGCCAAACAATATGGAATTCCTAAGAAACCTAATGCTTTGGCTTAGTGCTAAAGACTAATAAAAACAATAAAAGTGACCAAATGAAACAATTAACAAAAGCCGAAGAAGAAATCATGCACATCCTTTGGCAATTAGAACGTGCTAATGTAAAAGATATTATTGAACAGCTTCCACAGCCTAAACCGGCTTATAATACCGTGTCTACCATAGTACGTATTTTAGAGAATAAAGGGTTTGTGGACTACGAAAAACAGGGTAAAGGGCATATTTATTTTCCGTTGGTTAAAAAACAAGAGTACAGCAATCAGTCGATTACGAACTTAGTTGACAATTATTTTCAAGGATCTTTTAAAAGCATGGTGTCCTTTTTTGTTAAGAAGAATGATGTTGATTTAAAAGATATGGAAGCCATTTTAAAAGATATTAATAATAAAAAACAATAGGCATGCTACATTATATTTTACAAGTCGTTGCGTTTCAAATATTGTTTTTAATTATCTATGATGCTTTTCTTAGGAAAGAAACGTTTTTCAATTTAAATCGCATCTATTTGTTAGGCACAGCAATACTTTCAATAGTGATTCCATTTATAAAAATTGAGCGCATAAAAGAGGTGGTTGCTAAAGATTTTAACATTCGTATACCCGAAGTGATTATAGGTAATCCTTTAGAAAGTATAGGTACAATTGATCCGCAAATTGCTATGCAAGCAGGCATAAATCTAGAACCTGAACCATCATCTATTTGGATGATTATTGTAATATCGGGAATGTGTATCGCGACCCTTATTTTACTCATTAAAATCACAAAACTATTCTGGTTAGCTCATCAACATCCTAAGCAATGGCTAGGAAATTTATTAATAATCAAATTGATAAATAGTACTAAAGCCTTTTCATTTTTTCACTATATCTTTTTAGGGGAAAAATTAAATGGTCAAGAAAAGTCGACCATTTTAGAACATGAAATTATTCATGTGAAACAAAAACACACTTTAGACTTACTATTTTTTGAAGTTTTGCGCGTTGTGTTTTGGTTCAATCCGCTTGTTTATATGTATCAATATAGAATGGCAACCTTACATGAATACGTCGCAGATGCTAAAGCGTTAGAGCATTCCAATAAAGCAGCGTATTACGACAATTTGTTAGCTCAGGTTTTTGAGACCGAACAGTTTTCATTTGTCAACCCATTTTTCAAACAATCATTAATCAAAAAACGAATTCTTATGTTAAGCAAATCAAAATCACGTCCTTTAAATCTTTCTAAATACTTATTAATTCTTCCATTAATTTCAGGGATGCTTGTCTATTCATCATGCTCGGTATTTAAAAACAAACAAGATGTCACGGTTGCAAGAACAGAAGTTAAAGAAGTCAAACAAGTAGAAAGTGGTGAAATTCCATTTGCAACAGTCGAAGAAGCACCAACATTCACAA is part of the Formosa sp. Hel1_31_208 genome and harbors:
- a CDS encoding DUF456 domain-containing protein; translated protein: MDIFLVILATFFMILGIIGSFLPILPGPLTSWVGLLTFHLADVVPMNWTFLIITFIFAFGIWILDYIIPAMGTKRFGGTKAGMIGTSVGLIVGLLSPIPGGIIIGPFFGALIGELLNKTEFDKALKAAFGSFLGFIASTFIKFMVAMMFLGLFIVKFIEYKAVIF
- a CDS encoding DUF4350 domain-containing protein; translated protein: MFSKMTKSLVIYSFICCSYFGMSQQVADSSLVLEIENPYHKKDKGPTLYIDEAHHNFHTKEGRFKPFSTFLENDGYVVKSMSNYDNLKPTEVLVISNAIHSKNIGNWQQPIYSAFNEQEINRLTEWVKNGGRLLIIADHMPFSGAANELANAFGFDFCDGFAQLSKPRNQPDIFSEDNDRLISSPLTDGTYGKAIKSVTTFTGSSFQIPSSATGILKFKKGDECAQPEIAWQFDDDTKAKDLEGHYQGAIMNFSKGKLAVFGEAAQFTAQTITNENGTFRFGFHSEDAPNNMEFLRNLMLWLSAKD
- a CDS encoding M56 family metallopeptidase, which gives rise to MLHYILQVVAFQILFLIIYDAFLRKETFFNLNRIYLLGTAILSIVIPFIKIERIKEVVAKDFNIRIPEVIIGNPLESIGTIDPQIAMQAGINLEPEPSSIWMIIVISGMCIATLILLIKITKLFWLAHQHPKQWLGNLLIIKLINSTKAFSFFHYIFLGEKLNGQEKSTILEHEIIHVKQKHTLDLLFFEVLRVVFWFNPLVYMYQYRMATLHEYVADAKALEHSNKAAYYDNLLAQVFETEQFSFVNPFFKQSLIKKRILMLSKSKSRPLNLSKYLLILPLISGMLVYSSCSVFKNKQDVTVARTEVKEVKQVESGEIPFATVEEAPTFTICESLKTNEERKQCMSENISKHVAKNFNTDLASELGLVGRQRINVMFKIDKDGVVTGAKARAPHPKLEEEAVRVINTLPQFIPGKHKGVSVMVPYSLPIVFQVQGKVSDDKPADSADNNRIQKIKEQSKNIDEVPFSALDKAPSIDACKGLTSEKESKTCFSMFISKYVNEKFNVNLASKLGLVGRQRLNVIFKVDKDGKVTGARARGPHPELEVEALRVINSLPQFTPGQMNGKAVTVNYSLPILFQIEPANKDKKN
- a CDS encoding BlaI/MecI/CopY family transcriptional regulator: MKQLTKAEEEIMHILWQLERANVKDIIEQLPQPKPAYNTVSTIVRILENKGFVDYEKQGKGHIYFPLVKKQEYSNQSITNLVDNYFQGSFKSMVSFFVKKNDVDLKDMEAILKDINNKKQ